Proteins co-encoded in one Colletes latitarsis isolate SP2378_abdomen chromosome 2, iyColLati1, whole genome shotgun sequence genomic window:
- the Ccz1 gene encoding vacuolar fusion protein CCZ1: MTSKTEVTLEHFYIFNGTYAKKEGEAKKKILYYYPERDLDVQIKNIGLSEAIIKFAESFNPGQPCDYCHTHKTRQIYYQPEPNFWMVMIVGVPYMCKEKDGNKYIEYQNDEVSSSVCQAILKQAYVMFRLFMGSFDTIINEPECGSITLLKHKLEHFYSRYILSLLFKNNSDILDVFQGLQFLPLDKITFLQVQCFMNLIEAMFSQVKYTAFLYNDQVVWSGLEPEDMQVVYHYLVGTLLPAHLDKELHGGSMPRNSPSPFTTSHYGKFVTGPSSINDPSLIGKSPTVFINYSTKPISLYLVVYRALSATICLFVDSKTNLLIDFFKSLDSFLGPQLTTLVSSVAEQCAKHVIVTPESCTKYLYFNKLNLAYKSTIHLDNRRCSNVLTTPEVLRVITDIYNDTNKLKEAGEIIIKTMSDYWVIGKLSNLREFFVVIQQKSASIIEIEDEVKRLCEKQLKSIFFH; encoded by the exons ATGACATCAAAAACTGAGGTTACTCTGGAAcatttttatatattcaatGGAACGTATGCAAAGAAAGAAGGGGAGGCAA AGAAAAAAATACTTTATTATTATCCAGAAAGAGATTTAGAcgttcaaataaaaaatatagggCTCAGTGAAGCAATTATTAAATTTGCAGA ATCGTTTAATCCTGGACAACCTTGTGACTATTGTCACACGCATAAAACTCGTCAAATATATTATCAACCAGAACCAAATTTTTGGATGGTTATG ATTGTTGGAGTACCTTATATGTGTAAAGAAAAAGATGGTAATAAATATATAGAATATCAAAATGATGAAGTTTCTAGCAGTGTTTGTCAAGCTATATTAAAACAGGCATACGTTATGTTCAGACTGTTCATGGGCTCATTCGATACAATCATTAATGAACCTGAATGTGGCTCTATAACATTACTGAAACATAAACTTGAACATTTTTATTCAAGA TATATACTGTCCTTGTTATTTAAGAATAACAGTGATATTTTGGATGTTTTTCAAGGCTTGCAATTTTTACCCCTTGacaaaataacatttttacAAGTACAGTGTTTTATGAATCTCATAGAAGCTATGTTTTCCCAAGTGAAGTATACAGCATTCCTTTACAATGATCAAGTTGTATG GAGCGGGTTAGAACCTGAAGACATGCAAGTAGTTTATCATTATTTAGTAGGTACACTTTTACCAGCTCATCTTGACAAAGAACTGCATGGAGGTTCAATGCCCAGAAATTCCCCTTCACCATTTACGACTTCGCATTATGGAAA ATTTGTTACTGGACCATCTAGTATTAatgatccaagtttaattggaaaATCTCCTACAGTGTTTATAAATTATTCCACAAAACCAATCTCTCTGTATTTAGTAGTTTATCGAGCATTAAGTGCCACTATTTGCCTTTTTGTTGACA GTAAAACAAACTTATTAATAGATTTCTTTAAAAGTCTTGATAGTTTTCTTGGGCCACAATTGACTACTCTTGTTAGTTCAGTTGCAGAACAGTGTGCTAAACATGTAATAGTTACACCTGAATCTTGcacaaaatatttgtattttaataaaCTCAATTTAGCATATAAAAGTACAATACATCTTGATAATAGACGATGCTCTAATGTCCTCACAACACCTGAAGTATTAAGAGTTATCACGGACATATATAATGATACAAACAA ATTAAAAGAAGCCGgtgaaattattataaaaactaTGAGTGATTATTGGGTTATTGGAAAATTATCAAATTTAAGGGAATTTTTCGTAGTTATTCAACAAAAGAGTGCAAGTATAATTGAAATAGAAG ATGAGGTAAAAAGACTTTGTGAGAAACAactaaaaagtatatttttccaTTAA